The sequence TTCCCATAACCACACCGGCCAATGCCATGAACAAAACCGATGGAAAAAGTATCCTGGTCATGATCAGAGCAAGTTTAAAGGTCTGTGGCTTATTGGTAAAGCCGGGGGCTAGGATTGAAATGAGTTGAGGAGCGAAGATCATTCCCAATCCAAGAAAAAGGCAGAGTATGAGCACCATGAGATTGATAACCGAACTGCATACTTCCCAGGCGCCTTTCCTGTCTCCCCTCGCGAGATAGGAGGTAAAAACGGGAATGAAAGCAGAACCAATGGCGGCATCCGCGAGAAGCATTCGGAAAAGATTTGGCAAGATGAAAGCCACTCGGTAGGCATCGATCTGAACGTGAGCACCAAAATAAGCCGCCATAACCTGCTCTCTCACCAGACCAAAGATTCGAGATAGCAAAGTGGCAGCCATAACTATGACCGCTGCCATGGCTAATTTTGGGACACGGACGAGATATTCTTGCTCGGATATCTCCATTTCATCCATATTTCCGGCTTTCGATGAACTATCGATGGCTTATTATATCATTGAAGTTTTTTGCGAAAAAGAAAGATATGAAACCTGCAGCATTATCCAATCGACACGGGATCAGCATTGCAAGCATTCTCTTGAATGAGGGGAAAAGATATGGTAGACTCACAAAGACAAAAAGGAGGAGGTCAAAGGGTGGCTCGAATAAAATCTCAGATCAAGAGGATGAAACAGGCGGAGAAACGACGGTTGAGGAATAAAAGAGTCAAATCCGCCATTAAAACCTATATTTCCAAGTTTAACGAGGCCATTGAGTCCAAGGATAAAGATTCGGCGAAGGAAGCTCTGGAGAAAGCGATAAAGGCTTTGGATAAGGCTGTTTCCAAGGGCGTCATTCATCTGAATAGCGCTGCGAATAAAAAATCAAAACTCATGAGGAAATTTAACGCGCTAATGAAGGCAAGCGCATAAACCTTCGCTCATTTTTCTTTCCCGTTTAATAAGGTCATTGTTTTCTGCCGAATTTTATTTCATTTACTTCAAAATTTTGACCACTAAGGTTTCCAATATCAATCGGGGGTTCTTGTCGCTGCTCTTCATATCCAAATCTGCTTTCAATAGAAGCTCATAAGCCCGTTTCAACTGTTTGAACGAAAAGTTTCGACATTGTTGCTTGAGCCTTTCAACTGCAAAAGAGGGAAGTTCTAATTCCCGCATTAACTGCCGCTCGTTGGCTCCCCTTTCAAGAAGAACCTTCGCTTTAAGCAACAACCTGAACTGCCTAACGATCATATGAAAGATGCTAGTGATGGTCTCTCCCCCTTTAAGAAGGCAATCCAAAGCGCTCAAGGCATGAGTCTCGTCTCGCCTTGAAATGAAATCCATCAGGTCAAAAATGGTATCTCCGGGTGTTTTACCGGTCACGTAATTTATATCCTCAATATCGAGCTCCTTCTTGTCATCGTAAAATAGGGAGATTTTTTCTATCTCGTTTGCAAGCCTGCTCAAATCCTGACCAATGGTTTGAAAGAGAAATTCCGCCGCTGATTTGGTCACCACTTTCCCTTTCTTCAAAAATTGCTTTTTAATCCAGTTAGGATAATCTTTCCTGAATCGGAGTTTATACTCATGGATCTCCCCAAATTTCTCAATGGCTTTGTAAAGTCTATCCGATTTGTCCAGCTTACCCGCGACCAAAACTAAACAGGCATGTTCAGAGGGATTTTTAAAATAGTCGGACAAAAGCGATACTTCGGATGGAGAGAGTTTATCCGCATCCTTTACCACAACGAGACGCCTATCGGAGAGAAAAGGAACGGTCTGAGCTGCCTGGATCATGGTCGAGGTACTATCTTCCCCGCCTCGAAATTCCATGTAGTTAAAATCGAGAGGAGCCTCCTTTGCAAAGCGTGCCTTTAACCTATCCAGAGCCTCCTCCAAAAGCAACTTTTCGCTCCCATAGATGAGATAAACGGGCTTTAAGCTCTTAAGACCTCTTCGTGCTTTGGTCATGATCTCTCCCCGAGTTCAATATCTCCCAACGACTTCGGACATTGGGGCTGTTGACAAAGTCATTGCAAGGAGCGATAGCGACGAAGCAATCTCATAAACTCCCTTATAAAACAGGAGATTGCCGCGCTCCCTGCGGTCGCTCGCAATGACAAACAGGGTTTTCAACAGTCCCATTGGGCCTAGGATTCAGTCTAGTCTGATACTCCCCAGTAATAAGTCGGTCATAAATCACCGAATATCTTCTAAAATAGATGGGCTAAGGAGGCGACTGTGCAGCCCACCGTTAAGGGCAAATTGCGTGGCCCCTAATCTATTTCTCGGTAATGACTCGAAAATTCTCGCCATCGGTTGATATTGTAACATCTCCATCTCTATCCGTACGGTAAATTTTTGCCCCCAAGGATTTTAATTTCCCCAAGGTCGATTTGGCTGGGTGACCAAAGGGATTACCCTCCCCCACGGAAATCACCGCCACCTGCGGTGATACCTGCCTCAAGAATTTAAAATCACCTCCATTGGCACTCCCATGATGAGGTACTTTCAAAACGGTACAATGCAAGACCCGCCCACCGGACGGGCAGGTATCCCCGCAGTCCAAAAGCAGGGATTGCCCCTCCCTCTCAATATCTCCAGGGAATAAAAGCGAGAAATCACCGTATGTTAGCTTTAAAACCACGGAATTGTTGTTTAGATCCGAATTTGTACCGGTCACAAATTGAGGACGCGGATGAAGAATCAAGATTTTGAGCTTCCGCTCCCTTGATCCTATCTCGTATTCCTGTCCTTTTCGAGCGAGACGATATCGAATACCCCTCTGATCTATTACCGTCAAGAATTCTTTATAAAGATGAGAAGTATGAGGTTGTCCCCCATCTAAGATCATTCCCACCTCAAAACCTTCAACTACTTCAGTTAAGCCACCCAGATGATCCGCATGGGGATGGGATAAAACCAACAAATCGATTTTTCGAATCCCTCTTGCAGTTAAGCTTCGCCGCATGCCATGTGAATCCTCCCCACCATCTATGAGTATATTTTCGCCGCTTGGCATTCGCATGAGAGCTGCGTCACCCTGTCCGACATCAAAAAAGGTTACCGTGAAATCCTTCGGAGGCGCGCTCTTTCCAACCTGCCACCATATGATCCCCGCCATTAAAACCAATGCCACTATGAGCAATCTCTTAAAATTGAAATTCCTTGGGCGACCAACGGATTTTCGCCATCGCTTCGAGGAGTAAATCCCAGCTATGACGGTAAAATAATAAAAACAGATACTCAAGGAAGAAGGAGTTTCCCAATATATGGAGCTCGCAGGCAAAGAAGCAAACAAAGATGTGATTTTAAGCACATATTCTAAAAGCAGACCGGTAATTTTAAAAATGGGGCAAGCTAGAAAGGGCGAGAAGATTCCCATAAAGCTGGCCGCAAGACCCAGTCCAAGGATAGGAGCAATGGCGGGGACCACAAATAGGTTACTCACCACCGCTACGAGGGAAAGCTCATTGAAGTAATAAACCAGGATAGGAGCGACTCCCACCTGAGCGGCAATGGATAAGGAGAGTAGCTCGCTGACCCTCCTCGGAAATAATCCAACCAACTTAGAGTTTAGAATGGGAGCGATAAGGATGATCGCCAAAGCCGCTGCAAAAGATAGTTGAAAAGCCACATCGTATAAGAGAAAAGGATTATAAATGAGTAGAATGAGAGCTGCCACGGAGATAGCTGAAAGTAGGTTTTTCTCCCTCCCGAGAAGCCAACCCAAAAGTCCCACCGCAATCATGATTGAAGCCCTGAGCACCGAAGGGCGACAACTGGTGAGCAAAACATAGAAAAGCATGAAAAAGGCGATTAAAGCCGATCTGGCGATGGGATTGAGCCTTAAAATTGAACTCAACAGATAAGCAATTGTAGCAATCATTCCCAGATGTAGCCCAGATACCGCCAAAACGTGCATCACACCGGCCTTTCGGAAATCATCCTCAATGATTCCGGAGATACGCGAGCGGTCTCCGAGTAGGAGACCGGTGAGCAAGCCAGCTTGATCCTTAGAGAGAAAAGAAGAAGTCTGGCTTTTAATCCTGGTTCGAAATCCCGTTATGATGTTCTGGATTGGATTATTCGACATTTGGGTGAACTTGATGCGGCGCTCAGCACAGGTTGTATCTACCACAAAAAAGGTTTGAATCCTTTTCCGATACAAGTGCCGAGCATAACGAGGGTGAACATTGGATATAAGTACGGGTTTGCCTCTAATCCTAAGCTTCTGCCCCGCTTGTATCCTGTGGAAGTTGGGACTCTTGATAATTACTTTTGTAAGCTCACATGCTTTCAAATGCCGTTGCGTGGCATCGATGCTTTCCACCTTAAGATCAAAGCGCAATTGATCTCCTTTTAAACTTGGTTCACCAAGGACTGTGCCACCTATCACCACGCTTTTGCCTCCCCTAGCTAAAGGAACTAAAATGCTTCCTCCAAGAGAAGTGATCACTAGGGAAGTGAGGAATATACCGAGGAGAAGGAAGACAAGAAATGGTATGAAATAGCCGAATTGGATGGGATAGAGGAAATGAATCCCCAGCAAAATAAGGGAGAGAAGGACGAGTAGAAATGAAAGAATGGGAGATATTTTGAAAAGGTCTTCCAAAACTATGCCTAAGATGAAGACCAAGGTCAGAAAAAAGATTGGAGGAAAATCACACTGTTGCATAGATCAAGTTTTGCATCAGATCAACTCTGTAGTTTTTATCTTTTGAAGTTAATTCACAGTAACCCTATCCTTAATTTGTTCGAACTTCTTGGGACCGATGCCCTCAACCTTTTGAAGATCGTCAATGCTTTTAAAGCCCCCGTTGGACTGGCGATATTCGATTATCCTTTGAGCCAGGACTGGTCCAATCCTAGGAAGCTGATCTAGCTGTTCAACCGAGGCTGTGTTTAGGTTAATGGGACCATCAACGGTACCATTTCCCGACAGCGTGGGAGAGATGCTCTCTCCCGCCTTGACTTCCCCCTCCTTGGGTACATAAATTTTTTGACCATCCACCAATTTGGCTGCCAAATTAAGTGCATCGAGATTCGCATCAGGGGTGGGACCACCTGCCACCTGGATGGCATCGGTAACCCTCTTTGAACCGGATAGTTCGTAAACACCTGGCACCCTCACGGCTCCACAAACGTGAACCACAACCTTTAATGGCTTTTTCGCTCTTTGAACTTTTCGTTCAATGGGAGTTATCTCCTTGACGGAGGTTGTTGCGGATTTGCTTCTCACATAAAGAATCCCTCCTCCTAAAAGAAGGAGGCTCACCAAAAAAATGATGGCGACAAGCTCCACGCGGCTAAAATGCAATCCCGCCGATGAAATCTTTTCCCCGATTAAAGTCTTAAGATCCCTCCTGAGATCCTCCATGTTTCTTAAGTTTTCCTATTTCCACTTGATGTCAAATTGTATCGATGTTAGGAGAAATCTCCAGGTGTCGTAATTGTCGACTAGTCTTAAGAAGATATCTAATGGCGCAAAATGAAAAGATGATCATTGAAGATAGCATGGCAATCGATGTTTCAATCCATGATCGTCTTTGCTCTTTACCTCTTAATCTCCCTTTTTGCCCCATCTTGATTTCCCCCTCAGGTTGAGCGGGAGAACTCGTAGAAGTCGGAAGGGATGCCAATGATGCAGATTGAGTATTTTGATTTACTTTCTGACAATTTTCCTCAAGGATGATGGAAGAATGGGACACAGGGATAGTATGGGAAGCTGGGATAGTGCAAATATCCGAAGCAATTTCAGGGCGAGGTTTCTCGCCTGATTTAGTCTCAAGGATGGGGTCAGGGATACTTTCTAAGGCAGGACTCGGATTTGGTTTGAGGCTTGGATTTGGTTCAGGATTTGGATTCGACTCTGAGACGGGCTTCGTAGAAAACTCAAAATGAGGAGAGGAGCTAGCCGGCTGGTTTTGGAGGATGGGGAGGACAGTAATGTCAGCCGACGATGAGGTCTTCTCTGAAGATATGGATTCCATGGGCGGGAGGTGAGGTAACCACTTTTCAGGATCTTCATAAACTGGATTTCCCCTGGTTTTGGTCGAAAACATTCCTAGATGGAGATGGGAAATGGGAGAAGAGATTTCACCCACCGAGGATATGGTCCCTACAGAGTCTCCTTGATTCACCCATTGACCTTTGCGAACAGAGGCATCTACGGAAATATAAGTCGTCGTTAAGCCATTGGGATGATCGATGGAAATGTAAGGCTCTCCTCGAGGAGTTTTTCCGACCCAGTGAACGCTTCCCTGAGCAGCAGCGATAACCTTTTCACCCACTGAAGCTTTGATATCTATACCTCGATGTTTGCTCTCATCGAATCGTGTTATGATTTCTCCCTTAACGGGCCAAATGAAAGAAATTTCTTGAGACCGGGCAGGAAAAGGGAGAATAAGACCCAATAGGAGTAAAAGAAAAACTATGATTCCGAGACGCCTCTGTCCCAGGATCAGACAAGATTCTCTCAATTTCCCCCACATATTTATGCCCACCACTTCAGCCTAATAGAGAACCGCCTGGGAATAGATTGCACAAAAATTCTTTCCCATACAACTATCCTTTGGGACAGTTTCCGGGGACAGTCCCTCCCCAACACATCTACCTTGCATTATGTTAAATCAAAACCAAATTTCTCCTTCTCAATAGGTCCTTAGTTTTAAGGGCGTAAAAAATTTCAGTGGCTTAGGTTCGAATCGTACCTGATCAATGGCTTCCCCGATACCTCCAAATTTTGTGCGGTGATAGCTCCGATGTATTCTTTCTCTCCCGATATCTTCACTCGACGAGAGGAGTAAATGACCCCGGTTATCCCTCCCTTGCCGGATGACTTTATGTCTCCCTTGGCTATGAGGATGAGACCGTCAACATCCGGTTGGAGGTGCAAATCTCCCGAAATCTCGATTGCTCCCGTGGAGATTATGGTAGCGGTGTTGGTATTCCTTCCAGAGAGTTTCACATCACCGTCGACGAAGATCATTCCTTGCGGTTCTCTTAAATCGATGTCTCCATTTATGTGGGTTCCATGAAATTTGGCTAGATACTCATAGTACTCGAAGTCCACCAAGGGGAAGTCCCGTGGCTCTGCGTGGTCCCGAAGTTCTCCATGGATATTTTGCTTACCGTTGATTATGATCGATCCCACAGCTGTGATGTTTCCTTGAACCTCTGGAGAACCGGATACCACTGCATCACCATTGGAATGGATATTGCCAATTATCTTGGGATTGCCAGTGATCCCCATATCCCTATCCGAGAAGAGCACGTGACTGAAGAGCG is a genomic window of Actinomycetota bacterium containing:
- a CDS encoding lipid II flippase MurJ; translated protein: MEISEQEYLVRVPKLAMAAVIVMAATLLSRIFGLVREQVMAAYFGAHVQIDAYRVAFILPNLFRMLLADAAIGSAFIPVFTSYLARGDRKGAWEVCSSVINLMVLILCLFLGLGMIFAPQLISILAPGFTNKPQTFKLALIMTRILFPSVLFMALAGVVMGILNSYEHFTAPALSPVLWNFIIIACIVFLAPKMGVVSLALGIVVGSLFQFLMQIP
- the rpsT gene encoding 30S ribosomal protein S20 is translated as MARIKSQIKRMKQAEKRRLRNKRVKSAIKTYISKFNEAIESKDKDSAKEALEKAIKALDKAVSKGVIHLNSAANKKSKLMRKFNALMKASA
- the holA gene encoding DNA polymerase III subunit delta, whose translation is MTKARRGLKSLKPVYLIYGSEKLLLEEALDRLKARFAKEAPLDFNYMEFRGGEDSTSTMIQAAQTVPFLSDRRLVVVKDADKLSPSEVSLLSDYFKNPSEHACLVLVAGKLDKSDRLYKAIEKFGEIHEYKLRFRKDYPNWIKKQFLKKGKVVTKSAAEFLFQTIGQDLSRLANEIEKISLFYDDKKELDIEDINYVTGKTPGDTIFDLMDFISRRDETHALSALDCLLKGGETITSIFHMIVRQFRLLLKAKVLLERGANERQLMRELELPSFAVERLKQQCRNFSFKQLKRAYELLLKADLDMKSSDKNPRLILETLVVKILK
- a CDS encoding DNA internalization-related competence protein ComEC/Rec2 — translated: MQQCDFPPIFFLTLVFILGIVLEDLFKISPILSFLLVLLSLILLGIHFLYPIQFGYFIPFLVFLLLGIFLTSLVITSLGGSILVPLARGGKSVVIGGTVLGEPSLKGDQLRFDLKVESIDATQRHLKACELTKVIIKSPNFHRIQAGQKLRIRGKPVLISNVHPRYARHLYRKRIQTFFVVDTTCAERRIKFTQMSNNPIQNIITGFRTRIKSQTSSFLSKDQAGLLTGLLLGDRSRISGIIEDDFRKAGVMHVLAVSGLHLGMIATIAYLLSSILRLNPIARSALIAFFMLFYVLLTSCRPSVLRASIMIAVGLLGWLLGREKNLLSAISVAALILLIYNPFLLYDVAFQLSFAAALAIILIAPILNSKLVGLFPRRVSELLSLSIAAQVGVAPILVYYFNELSLVAVVSNLFVVPAIAPILGLGLAASFMGIFSPFLACPIFKITGLLLEYVLKITSLFASLPASSIYWETPSSLSICFYYFTVIAGIYSSKRWRKSVGRPRNFNFKRLLIVALVLMAGIIWWQVGKSAPPKDFTVTFFDVGQGDAALMRMPSGENILIDGGEDSHGMRRSLTARGIRKIDLLVLSHPHADHLGGLTEVVEGFEVGMILDGGQPHTSHLYKEFLTVIDQRGIRYRLARKGQEYEIGSRERKLKILILHPRPQFVTGTNSDLNNNSVVLKLTYGDFSLLFPGDIEREGQSLLLDCGDTCPSGGRVLHCTVLKVPHHGSANGGDFKFLRQVSPQVAVISVGEGNPFGHPAKSTLGKLKSLGAKIYRTDRDGDVTISTDGENFRVITEK
- a CDS encoding helix-hairpin-helix domain-containing protein, which codes for MEDLRRDLKTLIGEKISSAGLHFSRVELVAIIFLVSLLLLGGGILYVRSKSATTSVKEITPIERKVQRAKKPLKVVVHVCGAVRVPGVYELSGSKRVTDAIQVAGGPTPDANLDALNLAAKLVDGQKIYVPKEGEVKAGESISPTLSGNGTVDGPINLNTASVEQLDQLPRIGPVLAQRIIEYRQSNGGFKSIDDLQKVEGIGPKKFEQIKDRVTVN
- a CDS encoding peptidoglycan DD-metalloendopeptidase family protein, with amino-acid sequence MWGKLRESCLILGQRRLGIIVFLLLLLGLILPFPARSQEISFIWPVKGEIITRFDESKHRGIDIKASVGEKVIAAAQGSVHWVGKTPRGEPYISIDHPNGLTTTYISVDASVRKGQWVNQGDSVGTISSVGEISSPISHLHLGMFSTKTRGNPVYEDPEKWLPHLPPMESISSEKTSSSADITVLPILQNQPASSSPHFEFSTKPVSESNPNPEPNPSLKPNPSPALESIPDPILETKSGEKPRPEIASDICTIPASHTIPVSHSSIILEENCQKVNQNTQSASLASLPTSTSSPAQPEGEIKMGQKGRLRGKEQRRSWIETSIAMLSSMIIFSFCAIRYLLKTSRQLRHLEISPNIDTI